A genomic window from Betta splendens chromosome 17, fBetSpl5.4, whole genome shotgun sequence includes:
- the LOC114844852 gene encoding polyamine-transporting ATPase 13A3-like yields MKTSEAKIINQGLEDEMEVWGYRPCLWKLVLVGLGTLCSGGLLLLLLYWLPEWGVKSTCMRTSLRDAHTLLLRTTDEFRQWFRAKVHVMLSPGRKPFDNLDLHPSEKMLNGEMGDGKSTPIQIVYFTHHSVRYYWSDVMQNFEFYRGLEDVNVSCAGVHAEHSSGLSPTLQSYRRLFFGENEIAVKVPSLFKLLIKEVLNPFYIFQLFSVILWGTEGYYYYASAIVFMSIISTATSLYTIKKQYVMLHDMVSTHSVVRVSVCRGNKDVEEAMSTELVPGDVISIPANGMIMPCDAVLIHGNCIVNESMLTGESVPVTKTGLPGAGDEAGRRYDVKEHKRHTLFCGTRVIQTRFYTGELVKAVVVRTGFGTEKGQLVRSILYPKPTDFKLYRDAYLFLLCLVAVAGIGFIYTIVLSIINKVPAKTIVVESLDIITITVPPALPAVMTVGIVYAQRRLKRLGIFCISPQRINMCGQLNLVCFDKTGTLTEDGLDLWGIQRAQDGSFSPPESDAAKESLVSSAFVACMAACHSLTKIEGELSGDPLDLKMFSATGWILEEPTEEETALHNPIMPTVVHPPKQIIPDESMAGTPTMPCEVGIVRQFPFSSTLQRMSVVVRRLGGKHMDAFLKGAPEVVASLCKQHTVPQSFADTLEAYTRQGFRVIALAHRQLESKLSWHKVQSLSRDLIETNMEFLGLIIMQNKIKPETAGVLLQLRQAHIRTLMVTGDNMLTAISVARDCGMIRAHEKVIIADAAAPKESCPASISWQYTETPAAAVRDSQIVDINLGDKTLDSLQDQQDQSFHFAVNGRAFAVITEHFPHLIQKLALRATVFARMTPDQKTQLVDALQSMDYIVGMCGDGANDCGALKKAHSGISLSELEASVASPFTSSTPNISCVPNLIREGRAALITSFCVFKYMALYSLIQYLSVILLYSIFSNLGDFQFLFIDVAIILIVVFTMSLNPAWKELVEHRPPSSLISGPLLCSVLTQVLTCLAFQVLAFLLVGQQGWYEKWTPQSDACNISGPVHNLNGTTPIDPKNIKNYENTTLFYVSSFQYLAVALVFCKGKPFRQPSYKNWPFVLSCLALYTFLFVVLLHPVPGIDRFLEIVCVPYDWRLTLVVIIVVNAAVSFLMEMLLVDIVLWRLVFRGAQGVNHPRESFSADTPQESVVRWASPVLSSLFCYRNKLPTMRYQHLALELQDDAHWPPEPFTVTYASSPHSYSSAL; encoded by the exons ATGAAGACAAGCGAGGCCAAGATCATCAACCAGGGCCTCGAGGATGAGATG GAGGTGTGGGGGTACCGGCCCTGTCTGTGGAAGCTGGTGCTGGTGGGCTTAGGGACCCTGTGCTCCggcggcctcctgctgctgctgctctactgGCTGCCCGAGTGGGGCGTGAAGAGCACGTGCATGCGGACGTCGCTGAGGGACGCgcacacgctgctgctcagGACCACG GACGAGTTCAGGCAGTGGTTTCGGGCCAAGGTGCACGTGATGCTCAGTCCGGGGAGGAAACCCTTCGACAATCTGGATCTTCATCCCTCGGAAAAGATGCTGAATGGGGAAATGGGAGATGGCAAATCTACTCCCATTCAG ATCGTCTACTTCACCCACCACAGCGTCAGATACTACTGGAGCGATGTGATGCAGAACTTTGAGTTCTACAG AGGTTTGGAGGACGTGAACGTGAGCTGCGCCGGCGTCCACGCTGAACACAGCTCAGGACTGTCGCCGACGCTGCAGAGCTACAG GAGGTTGTTTTTTGGGGAGAACGAGATCGCCGTCAAAGTGCCGTCGCTGTTCAAGCTCCTGATAAAAGAG GTCTTGAACCCGTTTTACATCTTCCAGCTCTTCAGTGTCATACTGTGGGGCACAGAGGGCTACTACTACTATGCCTCCGCCATTGTTTTCATGTCTATCATTTCAACTGCTACCTCGTTGTACACTATAAAAAAG caatatgtgatgctgcacgaCATGGTGTCAACACACAGCGTGGtccgtgtgtccgtgtgcagAGGCAATAAAG ATGTTGAAGAGGCCATGTCGACCGAGCTGGTGCCGGGTGATGTCATCAGCATCCCGGCCAACGGAATGATCATGCCCTGCGACGCCGTGCTCATCCACGGAAACTGCATCGTCAACGAGAGCATGCTGACAG GAGAGAGCGTGCCTGTCACCAAGACCGGCCTGCCGGGCGCGGGCGACGAGGCCGGCCGGCGCTACGACGTGAAGGAGCACAAGAGGCACACTCTGTTCTGCGGCACCCGCGTGATCCAAACCCGCTTCTACACCGGGGAGCTGGTGAAGGCCGTGGTGGTCAGAACAG GCTTCGGCACGGAGAAAGGCCAGCTGGTGCGCTCCATCCTTTACCCCAAACCCACGGACTTCAAGCTGTACCGGGACGCCTACCTGTTCCTGCTGTGCCTGGTGGCGGTGGCCGGCATAGGCTTCATCTACACCATTGTCCTCAGCATCATCAACAAG GTTCCGGCCAAAACCATCGTCGTCGAGTCTCTggacatcatcaccatcaccgtGCCTCCGGCGCTGCCAGCGGTCATGACCGTTGGCATCGTGTACGCACAGCGGCGCCTGAAGCGGCTCGGCATCTTCTGCATCAGCCCCCAGCGGATCAACATGTGCGGGCAACTCAACCTGGTCTGCTTTGACAAG ACGGGCACCCTGACAGAGGATGGTCTGGATCTATGGGGCATTCAGAGGGCTCAGGACGGCAG CTTTTCTCCACCAGAGTCGGATGCAGCTAAAGAAAGCCTGGTGAGCTCCGCGTTCGTGGCCTGCATGGCCGCCTGCCACTCGCTCACCAAGATAGAAGGCGAACTCTCCGGGGACCCGCTGGACCTCAAGATGTTCAGCGCCACGGGCTGG aTCCTAGAAGAGCCCACGGAGGAGGAGACCGCGCTCCACAATCCCATAATGCCCACGGTTGTGCATCCTCCGAAGCAAATCATCCCTGACGAGAGCATGGCGGGGACTCCCACCATG CCGTGTGAGGTGGGCATCGTACGCCAGTTCCCCTTCTCCTCAACGCTGCAGAGGATGAGCGTGGTGGTGAGGAGGTTGGGGGGGAAGCACATGGATGCCTTCCTAAAAGGGGCCCCAGAGGTTGTGGCCAGCCTCTGTAAGCAGCACACAG TCCCACAGAGCTTCGCAGACACCCTGGAGGCCTACACCAGGCAGGGCTTCAGGGTTATTGCCCTGGCACATCGACAGCTGGAGTCCAAACTGTCCTGGCACAAAGTCCAGAGTCTCAGCAG GGACCTCATAGAGACCAACATGGAGTTCCTTGGTCTCATCATCATGCAGAACAAAATCAAACCAGAGACTGCGGgggttctgcttcagctgcgACAGGCTCACATCCGCACCCTGATGGTCACAG gtgacaacatgctgacgGCCATATCGGTGGCCCGGGACTGTGGGATGATCCGTGCGCACGAGAAGGTCATCATAGCCGACGCCGCGGCTCCTAAGGAGAGCTGCCCGGCCAGTATCAGCTGGCAGTACACTGAGACGCCGGCAGCGGCCGTACGGGACAGTCAG ATCGTGGACATCAACCTGGGGGACAAGACGCTCGACAGCCTCCAGGACCAGCAGGACCAAAGCTTCCACTTCGCTGTGAACGGCAGAGCCTTCGCCGTCATCACCGAGCACTTCCCTCACCTCATCCAGAAG CTCGCGCTCAGAGCCACGGTGTTCGCCCGCATGACTCCCGACCAGAAGACCCAGCTCGTGGACGCGTTGCAGAGCATGGA TTACATTGTTGGGATGTGCGGTGATGGTGCTAATGACTGTGGC GCTCTGAAGAAAGCTCACAGTGGGATTTCACTGTCTGAGCTGGAGGCTTCAGTGGCTTcacccttcacctcctccacccccaaCATCTCCTGCGTCCCCAACCTCATCAG GGAGGGCCGAGCCGCCCTCATCACCTCGTTCTGTGTGTTCAAGTACATGGCCCTCTACAGCCTGATCCAGTACCTCAGCGTCATCCTGCTCTACTCG ATTTTCAGCAACCTGGGAGACTTCCAGTTTCTCTTCATAGACGTCGCCATAATCCTCATTGTTGTCTTTACTA TGAGTCTGAACCCAGCGTggaaggagctggtggagcatCGTCCTCCGTCCAGTCTGATCTCTGGCCCACTGCTCTGCTCGGTTCTGACCCAGGTCCTAACCTGCCTGGCTTTCCAGGTCCTAGCCTTCCTGTTGGTAGGACAGCAGGGGTGGTATGAGAAGTGGACCCCTCAGTCAGA CGCCTGCAACATCTCCGGTCCCGTTCACAATTTGAACGGAACGACTCCGATTGATCccaaaaacatcaaaaactaCGAGAACACCACCCTGTTCTACGTGTCCTCCTTCCAGTACTTAGCCGTGGCCCTGGTCTTCTGCAAGGGGAAGCCCTTCAGACAGCCCAGCTACAAGAACT GGCCGTTCGTGCTGTCCTGCCTTGCTCTCTATACCTTTCTCTTCGTCGTCCTGCTCCACCCGGTTCCTGGCATCGACCGTTTCCTGGAG aTCGTGTGTGTCCCCTATGACTGGCGTCTAACCCTGGTCGTCATCATCGTAGTGAATGCCGCCGTGTCTTTCCTGATGGAG ATGTTGCTCGTTGACATCGTCTTGTGGAGGCTAGTTTTCAGAGGCGCTCAGGGGGTGAATCACCCCCGAGAGTCCTTCTCTGCTGACACCCCTCAG GAGTCCGTTGTCCGCTGGGCCTCTCCTGTCCTCTCCAGCTTATTCTGCTACAGAAACAAGCTCCCAACGATGCGATACCAGCACCTGgccctggagctgcaggacgaTGCTCACTGGCCCCCCGAACCCTTCACGGTCACCTATGC